One genomic region from Muntiacus reevesi chromosome 16, mMunRee1.1, whole genome shotgun sequence encodes:
- the LOC136148124 gene encoding uncharacterized protein: protein MWRDAVRETPLSWKPQRRYLLASLAERAPASLFGACCGSPRSRELSAAPSAGLEAPGLALRRRGSAGDLCDRRLCQEPRRPRRPARVSCVVLVVRVCLVSQSLDARLLARDSQALQLKRSCLWFSGCVSGTRLSLKPLIYHPENNQICPRGPQLPPPQPSAAAFSSPPLCRPPFSPAFPYPHNMVLKLPLELEAAVGLLERRPRLKLRLLSPSLPIVIGGSRSAGACR from the exons ATGTGGCGGGACGCCGTGCGGGAAACGCCCCTGAGTTGGAAGCCGCAGCGCCGGTACTTACTTGCTTCTCTCGCTGAACGTGCCCCGGCGTCGCTCTTTGGCGCGTGCTGCGGTTCTCCGCGCAGCCGGGAGCTCAGCGCTGCTCCTTCTGCCGGCCTGGAGGCACCCGGCCTGGCGCTGCGGCGGCGCGGCTCCGCGGGGGACCTCTGCGACCGGCGACTTTGCCAAGAGCCCCGGCGGCCTCGGCGACCCGCCCGAGTCTCGTGTGTGGTGCTGGTGGTGCGTGTCTGTCTTGTCAGTCAGTCCCTGGACGCGCGGCTCCTGGCACGCGACTCCCAGGCACTCCAGTTAAAGCGAAGCTgcttgtggttcagtggctgcGTGTCTGGCACACGACTCTCCTTAAAACCCCTTATATACCACCCAGAAAACAATCAGATCTGCCcccggggcccccagctccccccaccccaaccctcggCCGCcgccttctcctcccctcccctgtgcCGGCCCCCCTTCTCCCCCGCTTTTCCCTACCCG CATAACATGGTTCTAAAGCTCCCGTTGGAGCTCGAGGCTGCGGTCGGACTGCTGGAGCGGCGGCCCCGGCTCAAGCTGCGGCTGTTGTCGCCGTCGCTGCCCATTGTGATTGGTGGCTCGCGCTCGGCTGGAGCGTGCCGCTAA
- the NEUROG2 gene encoding neurogenin-2 yields the protein MFVKSETLELKEEEDVLVLLGSASPASAALTPLSSSADEEEEEELGAAGGARRQLGAEAAPAALGGSPGGAEGCRPARLLGVVHECKRRPSRARAVSRGAKTAETVQRIKKTRRLKANNRERNRMHNLNAALDALREVLPTFPEDAKLTKIETLRFAHNYIWALTETLRLADHCGGGGLPGALFSEAVLLSPGGASAALSNSGDSPSPASTWSCTNSPAESSSASSNSTSPYSCTLSPASPEGSDMDYWQPPPPDKHRYAPQLPIVRDCI from the coding sequence ATGTTCGTCAAATCCGAGACCTTGGAGttaaaggaggaggaggacgtgCTGGTGCTGCTGGGCTCGGCCTCCCCCGCCTCGGCGGCTCTGACCCCTCTGTCTTCCAGCGCTgacgaggaggaagaggaggagctgGGCGCGGCGGGCGGAGCGCGGCGGCAGCTTGGGGCAGAGGCCGCGCCCGCGGCGCTGGGCGGCTCGCCGGGAGGAGCCGAGGGCTGCCGGCCGGCGCGGCTGCTGGGTGTGGTGCATGAGTGCAAGCGGCGCCCTTCGAGGGCAAGGGCTGTTTCTCGCGGCGCCAAGACGGCCGAGACCGTGCAGCGCATCAAGAAGACCCGGAGACTGAAGGCCAACAACCGCGAGCGCAACCGCATGCACAATCTCAACGCGGCGCTGGACGCGCTGCGGGAGGTGCTCCCCACATTCCCGGAGGACGCCAAGCTGACCAAGATCGAGACCCTGCGTTTCGCCCACAACTACATATGGGCGCTCACCGAGACCCTGCGCCTGGCTGACCACTGTGGGGGCGGCGGCCTGCCCGGGGCGCTCTTCTCCGAGGCCGTCCTGCTGAGCCCGGGAGGCGCTAGTGCCGCCTTGAGCAACAGCGGAGACAGCCCTTCGCCCGCCTCCACGTGGAGCTGCACAAACAGCCCCGCGGAGTCTTCCTCGGCCTCCTCCAACTCCACCTCCCCCTACAGCTGCACTTTATCTCCCGCCAGCCCGGAGGGTTCAGACATGGACTATTGGCAGCCCCCACCTCCAGACAAGCACCGCTACGCGCCTCAGCTCCCCATAGTCAGGGACTGTATCTAG